Proteins co-encoded in one Leptospira dzoumogneensis genomic window:
- a CDS encoding SCO family protein, producing MTGVAASLIIMFFFSHSDPGMIQAEKDVPQEILTLADKQENVSVLSVFSGKQNFLYFGSLDSSKNDLEEVKKFLNWFDKSGPIDSQFVFISLTPEKDSYKDLKDRFGKLSEKVILLKPANSSAALELSRAFGIQAYIQPESGNIKYKTALIWVDDSPKIRGIFPKIPEKPDSIDLPSLLVRAK from the coding sequence TTGACCGGCGTAGCTGCCAGTCTGATCATCATGTTCTTCTTTTCTCATTCCGACCCAGGAATGATCCAAGCGGAGAAAGACGTTCCCCAAGAAATCTTAACTCTTGCGGATAAACAAGAGAATGTTTCAGTTCTATCGGTCTTCTCCGGAAAACAAAACTTTTTGTATTTCGGATCTTTAGACTCTTCCAAAAACGATCTAGAGGAAGTGAAGAAGTTCCTAAACTGGTTTGATAAATCCGGTCCCATCGATTCCCAATTTGTATTTATCAGTTTAACTCCTGAAAAAGACTCATACAAAGATCTAAAAGATAGATTCGGCAAACTAAGTGAGAAGGTAATCTTACTCAAACCTGCAAACTCGAGTGCAGCATTGGAACTTTCCAGAGCATTCGGGATCCAAGCATATATCCAACCTGAAAGTGGAAATATAAAGTATAAGACTGCACTCATCTGGGTGGATGACTCTCCTAAGATCAGAGGGATCTTTCCTAAAATTCCGGAAAAACCGGATTCAATAGATCTGCCTTCCCTGCTTGTACGAGCAAAATAA
- a CDS encoding LIC_20196 family exoprotein, which yields MQRRFVSVLFVLILLFISPISALTPPPSLESQVNSSNFIALAKLSNVKESKISSNSISVTANVEILKSLKGGKEFPQKFDIAFLIFPELFGKWLKAAPQEGDYILFLIKKKVKDSKGVESEVISLYEPHPYAFREYTKQLEENILSLTKN from the coding sequence ATGCAAAGACGTTTCGTATCGGTCCTATTCGTACTGATCCTATTATTCATCTCGCCAATTTCAGCATTAACACCACCGCCTAGTCTGGAATCTCAGGTGAATTCTTCCAACTTTATCGCTTTGGCAAAACTTTCCAATGTGAAAGAAAGTAAGATCTCCTCCAATTCCATTTCAGTGACGGCAAATGTGGAAATCCTAAAATCCTTAAAGGGCGGGAAGGAATTCCCACAAAAATTCGATATCGCATTCTTAATATTCCCTGAATTATTCGGGAAATGGCTTAAGGCCGCTCCTCAAGAAGGAGACTATATACTTTTTCTAATTAAGAAAAAAGTAAAAGATAGCAAAGGTGTAGAATCCGAAGTGATCAGTCTATATGAACCTCATCCTTATGCATTCAGAGAATACACCAAACAACTAGAAGAAAATATTTTATCTCTAACTAAGAACTAA
- a CDS encoding C1 family peptidase: MKLNLRLLSALLILLSATGLFSQTPPGLGMKQEPAELLASFKEANPNRISHRGLSSSVDLSQYMPPVGDQGQQSSCVAWSTAYATKSFQEYMERKDRGWKLSDPSGSPNYSNIFSPAFIYNQINGGRDNGSLISDAMRIVVEKGAAPWSSMPYNERDYLARPPQDAFNVASSYKAKEFLRIRQTDPNELKNQLAIGRPVVAGIIVYENFMNLKGKEIYKEGVGKTYGGHAIAIVGYDDSKGAFKFINSWSTRWGDNGYGYIDYRWFTKVCQSAFVLVDDVAPATTTTTNTTTTTTPSTDVKPVPPEKVKPIAPKEIAATQGSFSDKVILTWASVPLAIGYEIHRKGPGDSSFSKVGLSQTNGFTDDGIQKDVAYSYKVATLTDTDSSDLSDGEAIGYAKTEEAKAPPKVVGVKASQGQYPNKIDLAWEPISGVSDYYVYKWNSNQKKYLSVGRVKNTNYTDNAAAKNGVTEFYVIAAINNGKTGDASDAVSGFTMKAEAKPPKPFGLTATKGLYNSKIEVQWQKVSGASKYLVYRYDVSGLFGGGAWSKVGEEAKEAFIDEKLNGQYAFYAVAAVNKDGQSGPFSDYAYGYIDPNKHRAAKLPTPANLKGALDTKTGKISLKWDSVKGANEYYVYRKKRGASSWDFVSGTNEKTTTFTADVPEKEILFLYSVTSKTDLGGESDKATPVSVVLSQAKPAKVMRSFGGDSSLEKFKGPWTAMSWDGSKGVNQVLLEIESQDNVNYVVKFNKQKIFEGRYVENSPIIDKEGKFRIEIENAGDALQVTLKDNGIINQKATLNFLKE; this comes from the coding sequence ATGAAACTAAATTTGCGTTTATTATCCGCTCTATTAATTTTACTCTCCGCGACTGGCTTATTCTCCCAAACACCTCCAGGTCTGGGAATGAAACAAGAACCTGCGGAACTTTTAGCTTCTTTCAAAGAAGCAAATCCGAATAGGATCTCTCATAGAGGACTTTCTTCTTCCGTTGATCTTTCCCAATACATGCCTCCTGTAGGTGACCAAGGACAGCAGAGTTCTTGCGTGGCTTGGTCTACCGCTTATGCCACTAAGTCTTTCCAAGAGTATATGGAGAGAAAAGACAGAGGTTGGAAATTAAGCGATCCTTCCGGAAGTCCGAACTATTCCAATATCTTCTCCCCTGCATTTATCTATAACCAGATCAATGGTGGAAGAGACAACGGTTCTTTGATCTCCGATGCAATGCGTATAGTCGTAGAAAAAGGAGCAGCTCCTTGGTCTTCCATGCCTTATAACGAAAGAGACTATCTCGCCCGTCCTCCTCAAGACGCTTTTAATGTGGCTTCTTCTTATAAAGCGAAAGAATTTTTAAGGATCAGACAAACAGATCCGAACGAACTAAAAAACCAGCTCGCAATTGGAAGACCTGTTGTAGCCGGTATCATTGTTTACGAAAACTTTATGAATTTAAAAGGAAAAGAAATTTATAAAGAAGGAGTCGGCAAAACCTACGGAGGACATGCGATCGCGATCGTAGGTTACGATGACTCCAAAGGTGCATTCAAATTTATCAACTCCTGGTCCACTCGGTGGGGAGATAATGGTTACGGTTATATTGATTACAGATGGTTCACGAAGGTTTGCCAATCCGCATTCGTTCTTGTGGATGATGTAGCTCCTGCAACTACGACTACCACGAACACAACAACCACTACTACACCTTCCACAGATGTAAAACCGGTTCCGCCTGAAAAAGTAAAACCAATAGCTCCAAAAGAGATCGCAGCTACACAAGGCTCTTTTTCTGATAAGGTAATTTTAACTTGGGCGTCCGTTCCACTTGCGATCGGATACGAGATCCACAGAAAGGGCCCCGGAGATTCTTCCTTTTCTAAAGTTGGACTTTCTCAGACGAATGGATTCACAGACGACGGTATCCAAAAGGATGTAGCTTATTCTTATAAGGTCGCCACTCTAACTGACACCGACTCTTCTGATCTATCAGATGGAGAAGCAATCGGTTACGCAAAAACGGAAGAAGCAAAGGCTCCTCCTAAAGTTGTGGGAGTCAAAGCAAGCCAGGGCCAATATCCAAACAAGATCGATCTTGCCTGGGAGCCTATCAGTGGAGTTTCCGATTACTACGTATATAAGTGGAACTCCAACCAGAAAAAATATCTCTCCGTTGGAAGAGTAAAGAATACGAACTACACTGATAATGCTGCCGCTAAGAACGGAGTGACCGAGTTTTATGTAATTGCCGCAATCAATAACGGCAAGACCGGAGATGCCTCCGACGCAGTTTCCGGATTCACTATGAAGGCAGAAGCTAAACCTCCAAAACCTTTCGGGCTTACCGCAACAAAAGGATTATATAATAGTAAAATAGAAGTACAATGGCAGAAGGTTTCAGGAGCTTCTAAATATCTGGTCTATCGTTATGACGTGAGCGGATTATTCGGAGGAGGAGCTTGGTCTAAAGTTGGAGAAGAAGCAAAAGAGGCATTCATTGACGAAAAGTTGAATGGCCAGTATGCATTCTATGCAGTAGCAGCAGTGAATAAGGACGGACAATCCGGACCATTCTCAGATTATGCTTATGGATACATAGATCCGAATAAACATAGAGCGGCAAAACTCCCTACACCTGCAAACTTGAAAGGAGCGCTCGATACCAAAACGGGAAAAATTTCCTTAAAATGGGACTCCGTAAAAGGAGCCAACGAGTACTATGTGTATCGTAAAAAAAGAGGAGCTTCTTCTTGGGATTTCGTATCTGGAACGAATGAAAAAACTACGACCTTCACTGCGGATGTTCCTGAAAAAGAAATTTTGTTCCTCTATTCTGTGACTTCCAAAACGGATCTAGGCGGAGAAAGTGATAAGGCAACTCCTGTTTCCGTGGTCCTTTCCCAAGCAAAACCCGCAAAGGTAATGCGTTCCTTCGGTGGAGATTCTAGTTTAGAAAAATTTAAAGGACCTTGGACAGCTATGTCTTGGGACGGTTCCAAAGGTGTGAACCAAGTTCTTCTGGAAATCGAAAGCCAAGACAACGTGAACTACGTTGTTAAGTTCAATAAACAGAAAATTTTCGAAGGAAGATATGTGGAGAATAGCCCTATCATCGACAAGGAAGGCAAGTTCCGAATTGAGATCGAGAATGCGGGAGATGCTCTGCAGGTGACTCTGAAAGATAATGGGATCATCAACCAGAAGGCGACTCTGAACTTCTTGAAGGAGTAA